In one window of Mucilaginibacter auburnensis DNA:
- a CDS encoding protease, translating into MKKIFYLPIALSLLTAACSTQNKTTDESAANTADSVAVRNGTYAVMSVADTVRMGDSVMLKFAVYNRTDTAAKFLKWQTPFEPLLSKYLDVKNADGEEAPYVGAMAKRVMPPPADAYITIAPGDSLVTKFNLLQGYALSKAGAYTIRYNSESMNGLKVDKDVSFIYK; encoded by the coding sequence ATGAAAAAAATATTTTATTTGCCGATCGCGCTATCGTTATTAACCGCTGCATGTAGCACACAAAACAAAACTACTGATGAAAGTGCAGCTAATACAGCAGATTCTGTAGCTGTGAGAAACGGTACCTACGCTGTAATGAGTGTTGCAGATACCGTGCGCATGGGCGATTCTGTAATGTTGAAATTCGCGGTTTATAACCGTACAGACACCGCTGCCAAATTTTTGAAATGGCAAACACCGTTTGAACCTTTGTTGAGCAAGTACCTTGATGTTAAAAACGCTGATGGCGAAGAAGCACCATATGTTGGCGCTATGGCTAAACGTGTAATGCCACCACCTGCCGATGCCTACATTACCATTGCGCCAGGTGATAGCCTGGTTACCAAATTTAACTTGTTGCAAGGTTATGCGCTTAGCAAAGCCGGCGCTTACACTATTCGTTACAACAGCGAGAGCATGAACGGATTGAAGGTAGATAAGGATGTATCATTTATATACAAGTAA